Sequence from the Rhodanobacter sp. genome:
GCAATTCGGCGGCGTCGCCGTGACGCTCGGGGCTGGCCCAGGAGGCGTCTTCAGCGAGATTGTCGTCCAGCTCGACGGTATCCATCGACTTGCGCTCGTGCAGGCGCGCGTGCTCGCGGCGCAGGATGGTCAGCAACCAGGGTTTGGCGGATTCGGCTTCGCGCAAGGCGTCGAGGCTTTTCCACGCGCGCAGCAGGGTTTCCTGCACCAGATCCTGGGCCAGCGCGTCCTGCCCGCACAACCAGTAGGCGTAGCGGTACAGGTCGCCGGCATGCGCGCGGGTCAGCGCTTCGAATTGTCGCTGTCGGGGATTCACGACCAAGGAGACCGGGCCGAAGCGCTTCATCTTTCAACCCGTCGTCAGCGCAGCTTGCCGAGGATGCCTTCCAGTTCGTCGTTGCTGTGGTAATGGATCACCAGCTTGCCGCGGCCGCCGCTGGCGGTGGCCAGTTCGACGCGGGTGGCGAAGCGCTCGGCCAGCTCGCGTTCCAGCGCGGCGATGTTGGGATCCTGCGCGGGGGCGCGCTTGGCCTTGCCCTTGGGCGCGGCCTGGGCGCGGCGGGCGGCGTCCTCCAGTTCGCGCACCGACCAGCCCAGCGTCACCGCCTGGCGGGCGAGCTGCACGGCGACGGATTCGTCGAGGGTGAGCAGGCAGCGCGCGTGGCCCATCTCCAGCTTGCCCTCGTCGAGCAGCTTCTTGATCGGCTCGGGCATCTCGGTGAGGCGCAGCAGGTTGGACACCGCGGCGCGCGAGCGGCCGACCGCTTCGGCGGCCTGCTGGTGGGTGAGGTCGAAGTCCTCGATCAGGCGCTTCAGCGCGTCGGCTTCTTCCAGCGGCGTGAGATCCTGGCGCTGGATGTTCTCGATCAGCGCCATCGCCGGCACCGCGACTTCCGGCACCTCCTTCACCAGCGCGGGGATCTCGGCGAGCTGGGCACGCTGGGAGGCGCGCCAGCGGCGCTCGCCGGCGATCAGTTCGTACTGGTGCTTGCCGATGGCGCGCACCACCACCGGCTGGATCAGGCCCTGCGCCTTGATCGAGGCGGCCAGCTCGTCCAGCGCTTCGTCGTTCCAGTGCCGGCGCGGCTGGTACTTGCCGGGCTGGATCTGCTGGATCGGCAGGGTGCGCAGCTCGCCTTCCTGTTCCAGCACGGGCGCGGCGGCGCCTTCGCCGCCCAAGAGCGCGTCCAGCCCGCGGCCCAGTCCTCGTTTCTTTGCCATGTTCAATCCTGGTGTTGGGCGTCCAGCGCCTCGTCCAGCGCGGCGGTCTCTTCCGCCTCGTGGTGCGCCGCCTGCAGCCCGCGTTCGCGGCGGATGATCTCGCCGGCGAGGCCGATGTAGGCGATCGCGCCGCGCGAGCTGCGGTCGTACAGGTGGATCGGCTGGCCGTGGCTGGGCGCCTCGGCAAGGCGGATGTTGCGGGGAATGATCGAGCGCAGCACCTTGTCGCCGAAGTGCGCGGTGAGCTGCGCCGAGACTTCGTTGCCGAGGTTGTTGCGCACGTCGTACATGGTGCGCAGCAGGCCTTCGATCTCCAGCTTGGGATTCAGGCGCTGGCGCACCGCCTTGACCGTTTCCAGCAGGCTGGAAAGGCCTTCCAGCGCGAAGTATTCGCACTGCACCGGAATCAGCACGCCGTCCGCCGCGGTGAGCGCGTTGAGCGTGAGCAGGTTCAGCGTGGGCGGGCAGTCGACCAGGATGGTGTCGTAGCGGCCGGCCGCGGGGGCCAGCTGCTCCTTCAGGCGATGCTCGCGCGCCAGCGTGTCCATCAGCTTCAGCTCGGCGGCGGTGAGGTCGCCGTTGCCGGGCAGCAGGTCGTAGTGCGCCTCGGTGGCGACCGCGGCCTCGGCGACGGTGGCTTCCTCCAGCAGCACCGCGCAGCCGTTGGGCCGCGCCGCGTGCTTGTCCACGCCGGAGGCCATGGTGGCGTTGCCCTGCGGGTCGAGATCGACGAGCAGCACGCGGCGCTTCGCCGCGGCCAGCGCCGCTGCGAGGTTCACTGCCGTGGTGGTCTTGCCGACGCCGCCCTTCTGGTTGGCGACAGCGATGATGCGTGCCATGTCGTCGTTTTCGTGTGCCGAAAGGGGGCCTAGATTAGCAGGCCGGGCAGGTCGGGTTCAGCGACCGGCGCGAGCGAGCACCACCAGGCTGCGCTCGGCGTCCAGCCCGGGCACCGCCAGGGTGTGAATGCCGCGCACCGCGAAGGCCGGCGGCACGCCGGGCAACTCCTCGTCCGGTGCCTTGCCCTTCATCGCCAGCCAGATGCCGTCCGGCGCCAGCAGGTGGCCACCCCAGCCGAGCATGTCGGCGAGGCTGGCGAAGGCCCGCGCGGTGATGCAGTCGAAGGCGCCTTCCACGTCTTCCACCCGCGACTGCACGGCGCGCACGCCGTCGAGCTTGAGCGCGCGGATCGCCTCGCGCAGGAAGCGCACCTTCTTGCCGTTGGAGTCCACCAGCAGGATCTGCCGACCCGGCGCGGCAATCGCCAGCACGATGCCGGGCAGACCGGGGCCGGTGCCGAGGTCGGCCAGCGTCTCGCCCTGGACGAAAGGCAGGATGGCCAGGGAATCGAGCAGGTGGCGGGTGACCATCTCCGCCGGGTCGCGGACCGCGGTGAGGTTGTAGGCCGCATTCCAGCGTTCCAGCAGGGCCTGGTAGTCCAGCAGGCGCTCCACCGCATCCGCCGGCAAGGCGAGGCCGAGCGCGGCGATGCCCTGTTCCAGGCGGGCTTGCAGGGTGGCGCGGGAGGTCATGCGGGGTCCTGTAAGGCGAGAGTCGGGCGGGCAGTATCAGGTGTCGCCCGGAAAAAAGCGCGGGCGGCGAGTTGTTGCCTTGTGCGGCGCGGGCGCCCCAGAACGCGAAAACCCGCCGGACGGCGGGTTCGACTCGCGGATGCCTGTGCGTGGCGGCTCAGGCGGCGGCCAGCTCCAGCTCCACCCGGGTCACCATCATGCCGCGCTCGCGCAGGGTGCCGTTGAGGGATTGCTTGACGCACACGCCCAGATCGCGGCGGTCGACGTGAACCTCGCCGCGCAAGGCCTGCTGCGCACCGCGGCGTATCAGGTCGTTGACCTGGTCGATCACGGCGTCCGCGCGCTCGGGCTCGAGCACCTGCCAATACACGGTGCCGCGCAGCTCGCGGGCTTCGTCCAGCGGTTCGGCCAGCTGCAGGGTCTGCCCGGTCAGGTCGATCTTGTGCGCCACACGCTCGCGCCACGGCAGGATCAGATGCGTGCCTTCCGACAACACCCGCACCAGCTTGCCGCCGCGATAGAGGCTGTAGACCTGCCCGGTCGGCACGCGGCGCACCGCGCCGGCGATGAGCAGGACGGAGAATAGAGGCAGCAAGATCAACAGCGTATTCATGGCGTTCAACAACAATGGTTTGCGTGTTTTTCCTGGAACAAATCGCAGCTTTGGATTGCAGCCGTATGAGTCAACAAGGGTTAACTGACATTTAACGACAAAACAGGAGGCTTGACAAGTCGCCAGCCTCATGGGTTGGCGACTCTGTTCAGGAAATCGACGCGGCACGACCCGGCTTGAGGCCGCAGCAAGGCCATTCCCGTGACGGGCTTCACGGTTTCGGAGGCTTTTCGCCCGCCTCGCCTGCCTGGACGGTCCGTTGCGCTCGGAAAGGAGGACAGGGACGCGGGCGCTCAGAACTTGCCGGCGCGGAAGTCGGCGATGGCCTCATGGATCTGTTCGGGCGTGTTCATCACGAACGGGCCGTAGCGCGCCACCGGTTCGGCCAGCGGCCGGCCCGCGACCAGCAACACGCGCGCCGGCGCCTCGCGGCCGCCGATGCGCACGCTCTCGCCCGGCGACAGCACGGCCAGCTCGCTGCGCGCCAGCATTTCGCCGGCCACCTGGGCATCGCTGCCGTCGAACACGTAGGCGAAGGCGTGGTGGCCTTCCGGCAGCGGGATATCCACCTGGGCGCCCGGTTCCACCGCGATGTCCAGGTACACCGGCGCGGTGACGATGCCGGCCACCGGCCCGGTGGCACCGGCCAGCTCGCCGGCGATCACCTTCGCCGTCACGCCGTCGGCCGGATGCACCACGGGGATGCGCTCGGGGCCGATGTCCTGGTAGCGCGGCGCGGTCATCTTGTCGCTGGCCGGCAGGTTCACCCACAGCTGGAAGCCCCACATCAGGCCGTTCTCCTGCTGCGGCATCTCCGAATGCAGGATGCCGCGGCCGGCGGTCATCCACTGCACGCTGCCCGGCACCAGGTCGCCGCGGTTGCCGTGGTTGTCGCCGTGCTGCATGTGGCCGGCCAGCATGTAGGTGACCGTCTCGAAGCCGCGGTGCGGATGCTCGGGGAAGCCGGCGATGTAGTCGTCGGCACTGTCGGAACGGAACTCGTCCAGCAGCAGGAAGGGATCGAGCATGTCCAACCCGGGCTGGCCGATGATGCGCTTGAGCTTCACGCCCGCGCCGTCGGCGGTGTCGGTGCCGCGGATGCGGCGGAGGATGCGGCGGAGGATGCGGCGTTCGCTCATGGCGGTGCTCCGGTGCGTGGATGACGCCAAGATGCGCGCGCGCGGTCCCTAATCCAAGCACGACGGCGGGAACGCATCGTTCCGTCGGCGCGACGATGCCGAACCATTGAGCCGGCTACAGCCAGCGGAACGCACGGCGCAGCTCCGCTACGCCGCCGTCCAGATAACAGCGGCCGTGGGCGAGGATCACTCGCTGCGGGCGCCAGCCCATGATGCGCTCGAAGCAGGCACGTGCCGCGGCGCGGTCGCGGAAGGTAAGGCGCATGTCCAGCGGCGCCTTGCCGTCGGGATCGAGCACGCCGCCCAACCTGGCGATCCAGCGCATCGCCATACCCAACCTGGCGGCCTCGAAGTTCTCGATCAGGTCGGTGAGGATCAGGGTGGCGCTGGCGCGGTGCAGGAACACCACCTCCTCGATCGCGCGGCTGCCACGGAAATGCAGCTGGTCGAGATCGGCGGCCCAGGCCGGCTCCGGCGCATCGCCGAGATCGGCGTCGAAATCGACCTGGATTTTCTGGCCCGCCGCGCGTTCGCGCACGCCGGGCGAGGCCCAGGCGACGGCCTCGGGATAGCGCCGTTTCCACGCGGCAATGTGCGTGTAGTGCAGCTTGTTGGGCGAGAGCAGGTGACGCACTGGACCCAGCGCGTCGATCGCGGCGAACAGCGCCGGATCGGGTGCCACCGGCGAGTGGCACCACAGGCCGCCGTCGCCCAGCTGCACGACGGTCATCCGCGTGGGGAACGGCACGCCAGCGCCCAACACAGCCATGCGCACGACGGGACCGTCGACGATCCACAGGCCCGATGCGACCGGCTTCAGGACATGGATCGGTTGGTAGAGCGGAGCGGCGGCGTTCAGACCAGCATCCTCCCTGCTCCGCTGCGCTTTCAGTGCACCCAATGACCGCTGCGCTGGCGCGGCGCCGAGCCCTCGTGGACTTCGGGTTCGCTGTGCCGCTGCACCATGGCCTCCAGTTCGGCCTCGGTGACCGGCTTGGCCTGCCAGTACTGGCCGACCGCGTCGAGCACGGCGGGGATCTGCGCGAGGCAGTCGTCGTATTCCTCGTCGCTGAGTTTCTCGAACTCGGCCTCGGCGCTGAGCACACCGTCGTCCACCGCCAGCGCCATCACCGGGCCGAGCAGTTCCATCAGCTGCGGATCGTCGGCGAGGCGGCCTTCCCACAGCGCGGCGCGCAGGTCGATGCCGCGGCTGAAACCCTCGCACCAGCCGGCGGCGGAGAGCGCGGGGCCAAGCTCGGTGTCGATTTCGCCGAGGATGGGCTCGTAGGCATCCACGTCGAGCTCGGCGCTGATCGAGTCGTTGAGCTTGGCCAGCAGCGCCAGCACGCGGTTGCCCTCGGCTTCGTCGTCGAAGGGCTCGTGCAGCACCTCGGGCAGCCATTCGTCCGGCAGCACCTGCAGCGGGCCGATCACCAGCGCGCTGAGCAGGCCGTGCACGCCGTCCAGCAGCAGGCGTCCGTCGCCCTCCTGCACGTGGGCGCGCAGGTAGCGGTCCAGTTCGTCGAGCTCCTCGTCGGTGAGCGAACTCGGCCAGTCGGTCTTGCTTGTGTTCATTCGATATCCAATTCGAGCGTCACCGGCGTGTGGTCGGAGGGTCGCTCCCAGCGACGCGGTTCGCGGTCGATCGCCGCGCCGACGGCGGCGGGTTTCAGGACTTCGCCGAGCAGGATCAGGTCGATGCGCAGACCCATGTTGCGCCGGAACGCCGCCTGCCGGTAGTCCCACCAGCTGAAGTGCCCGCCCTCCGGCTGGAACAGGCGGAAGCTGTCGTGCAGGCCGAGATCCGCGATGGCCTTGAGCGCGGCGCGCTCGGGCGGCGAGCAGAGGATGTCCTCGCCCCATGCGGCGGGATCGTGCACGTCGCGGTCGTCCGGCGCGATGTTGAAATCGCCCAGCACCACGAGCTTCGGGTGGCGCGCGATCTCGCCGGCGAGGAACTCCCGCACGCGTTCCAGCCAGTGCAGCTTGTAGGCGTACTTCTCGTCGCCCACCGCCTTGCCGTTGACCACGTAGAGGTCGACGATGCGCAGGCCGCCCACGCTGGCGGCGAGGATGCGCCGCTGCGGATCGTCCAGGCCCGGGATGTCGGTGACCGGGTCGGCGAAATCGCCCAGCGCCTCGCGCGCCAGGATCGCCACCCCGTTGTAGGTCTTCTGCCCGGAAAACACCGTGCGGTAGCCCGCCGCGGCAAGCTCGGCGACGGGAAACTTCGCGTCCTCCAGCTTGGTTTCCTGCAGCGCCACGATGTCCGGCCGGGCGTCCGCCAGCCACTGCAGCAGCTGCGGCAGGCGAACCTTCAGCGAGTTCACGTTCCACGAGGCGATCTTCATGCGCGCATTGTAAGGGATGCCTCAAGGCTGAACCGCCAGGGCTGCCAGCCGTCGCAGCGGCCGTTTTCCGTGTATGCTCGCGGTGGCAAGAGCCGGGGAGGACTCGGATTTCCTGCTCCATGTTGCGGCCGGGCGCCTTCGCCCAGGCCGCGATTCATTCATGTTTCAAAGGTATGTGTCATGTCGGAACGTCAGAGCGGTACGGTCAAGTGGTTCAACGACGCCAAGGGCTTCGGCTTCATCACGCCGGAAAGCGGTGAAGACCTGTTCGTGCATTTCCGCGCGATCCAGGGCAACGGCTTCAAGTCGCTGCAGGAAGGCGAGCGCGTCACTTTCGTCGTCACCAAGGGCCCGAAGGGCCTGCAGGCCGAGGAAGTGCAGAAGGCCTGAGCCTTCGGCACTCCGCCGCCTCGAAAAGCCCGCCGCAAGGCGGGTTTTTTTGTGGGTCCTGCGATGAAAGTCAAACGTGCAGCCGTCCATGGCCGCACGCTTCGCTTCACTCCAGCAGGCCGTGGCTGCGCAGCAAGGCTTCCGGCTCCGGCTTTCTTCCACGGAAAGCCACGAAGCTTTCCAGCGCGGGGCGGCTGGCGCCCACGGAAAGCACTTCGCGTCGGAAACGCGCACCGATGGCAGGGTCGATCACGCTGCCGGTTTCCTTCGCCGCATCCTCGAACGCGCCGAAGGCGTCGGCGCTGAGCAGTTCGGCCCACAGGTAGCTGTAATAGCCCGCCGCGTAGCCGCCCGCGAAGATGTGCGAGAACGCATGCGGGAAGCGCTGCCACGCCGGCGGATGCAGCACCGCCACGTGTTTGCGCGCCTGCTCCAGCACGTCCAGCGCGCGGGCGCCCTGCGCGGGGTCGTAGCCGAGGTGCAGGCTGAAGTCGAACAGGGCGAATTCCAGTTGGCGCACCAGGAACAGGCCGGCGTGGAAGTGCCTCGCGGCCAGCATGCGCTGGAACAGTTCCTCGGGCAGCGGCTCGCCGGTCTGCCAGTGGCGCGCGAACAGGTCCAGCGCCTCGCGGTTCCAGCCGAAGTTCTCCATGAACTGGCTGGGCAGCTCCACCGCGTCCCACTCCACGCCGTCGATGCCGCCGATCGAGGGCAGGGCGATCTCGGTGAGCAGGTGGTGCAGGCCGTGGCCGAATTCGTGGAACAGGGTGAGCACGTCGTCGTGGGTGAGCAGCGCCGGGCGACCCTCGGTGGGCGGTGCGAAGTTGCAGGTGAGGAAGGCCACCGGCAGGTGCTTTGCATCGCCATCGTCGAAACGGGCGCGGCAGACGTCCATCCACGCGCCGCCGCGCTTGCCGTTGCGCGCATAGAGGTCGACGTAGGCGCCGGCGAACACGCGGCCGTCGGCGTCCATCACGTCGTAGTAGCGCACGTCGGGATGCCACACGTCGACGCCGTCGCGGGCGGCCAGCGTGATGCCGTAGAGCTTGCGCACGATGGCCCACAGGCCGTCGATCACCGCGGGCAGCGCGAAGTAGGGCTTGAGCTGTTCCTCGTCCAGCGCGTAGTTCTGCTGGCGCAGTTTTTCGGAGGCGTAGCCCACGTCCCAGGATTCGAGGTTGTCGAGCTTGAGTTCGTCGTGCGCGAACTGGCGCAGCGTGGCCAGCTCGCGCTGCGCCACCGGCCTGGCGCGCTTGCCGAGGTCGTGCAGGAACTCCATCACCTCGGTCGGCGAGCCGGCCATCTTGGTGGCCAGCGATTCTTCCGCCGCGTTGGCGAAGCCGAGCAGCTGCGCGGCTTCGTGGCGCAGCGCCATGATCCGCTCGATGCGCGCGGAGTTGTCGTACTTGCCGGCGTGCGGACCCTGGTCGGAGGCGCGCGTCTGGTAGGCCCAGTACACGCGCTCGCGCAGGCCGCGGTTGTCGGCATAGGTGAGCACGGCCTGCACGCTGGGCTGCTTCAGCGTGACCAGGTAGCCGTCCAGCTCCTGGTCCCTGGCGTACTGGCGCAGCACCGCGAGGCCGGACTCGGGGATGCCGGCGAGGTCGCGCTCGTCGGTGACGTGCTCGTGCCAGGCGTCGGTGGCGTCCAGCACGGCATTGGAGAATTCGGTGGAAAGCCTGGACAGCTCCACGC
This genomic interval carries:
- a CDS encoding sigma-70 family RNA polymerase sigma factor, translating into MKRFGPVSLVVNPRQRQFEALTRAHAGDLYRYAYWLCGQDALAQDLVQETLLRAWKSLDALREAESAKPWLLTILRREHARLHERKSMDTVELDDNLAEDASWASPERHGDAAELREAMSKLPLKYREPLLLQVLGGMSCEEIAAEMGQQPGAVMTQLFRARQKLKSILQGGRAEVQHGLS
- a CDS encoding ParB/RepB/Spo0J family partition protein, with translation MAKKRGLGRGLDALLGGEGAAAPVLEQEGELRTLPIQQIQPGKYQPRRHWNDEALDELAASIKAQGLIQPVVVRAIGKHQYELIAGERRWRASQRAQLAEIPALVKEVPEVAVPAMALIENIQRQDLTPLEEADALKRLIEDFDLTHQQAAEAVGRSRAAVSNLLRLTEMPEPIKKLLDEGKLEMGHARCLLTLDESVAVQLARQAVTLGWSVRELEDAARRAQAAPKGKAKRAPAQDPNIAALERELAERFATRVELATASGGRGKLVIHYHSNDELEGILGKLR
- a CDS encoding AAA family ATPase; protein product: MARIIAVANQKGGVGKTTTAVNLAAALAAAKRRVLLVDLDPQGNATMASGVDKHAARPNGCAVLLEEATVAEAAVATEAHYDLLPGNGDLTAAELKLMDTLAREHRLKEQLAPAAGRYDTILVDCPPTLNLLTLNALTAADGVLIPVQCEYFALEGLSSLLETVKAVRQRLNPKLEIEGLLRTMYDVRNNLGNEVSAQLTAHFGDKVLRSIIPRNIRLAEAPSHGQPIHLYDRSSRGAIAYIGLAGEIIRRERGLQAAHHEAEETAALDEALDAQHQD
- the rsmG gene encoding 16S rRNA (guanine(527)-N(7))-methyltransferase RsmG, which gives rise to MTSRATLQARLEQGIAALGLALPADAVERLLDYQALLERWNAAYNLTAVRDPAEMVTRHLLDSLAILPFVQGETLADLGTGPGLPGIVLAIAAPGRQILLVDSNGKKVRFLREAIRALKLDGVRAVQSRVEDVEGAFDCITARAFASLADMLGWGGHLLAPDGIWLAMKGKAPDEELPGVPPAFAVRGIHTLAVPGLDAERSLVVLARAGR
- a CDS encoding pirin family protein translates to MSERRILRRILRRIRGTDTADGAGVKLKRIIGQPGLDMLDPFLLLDEFRSDSADDYIAGFPEHPHRGFETVTYMLAGHMQHGDNHGNRGDLVPGSVQWMTAGRGILHSEMPQQENGLMWGFQLWVNLPASDKMTAPRYQDIGPERIPVVHPADGVTAKVIAGELAGATGPVAGIVTAPVYLDIAVEPGAQVDIPLPEGHHAFAYVFDGSDAQVAGEMLARSELAVLSPGESVRIGGREAPARVLLVAGRPLAEPVARYGPFVMNTPEQIHEAIADFRAGKF
- a CDS encoding DUF4336 domain-containing protein; the protein is MGALKAQRSREDAGLNAAAPLYQPIHVLKPVASGLWIVDGPVVRMAVLGAGVPFPTRMTVVQLGDGGLWCHSPVAPDPALFAAIDALGPVRHLLSPNKLHYTHIAAWKRRYPEAVAWASPGVRERAAGQKIQVDFDADLGDAPEPAWAADLDQLHFRGSRAIEEVVFLHRASATLILTDLIENFEAARLGMAMRWIARLGGVLDPDGKAPLDMRLTFRDRAAARACFERIMGWRPQRVILAHGRCYLDGGVAELRRAFRWL
- a CDS encoding YecA family protein yields the protein MNTSKTDWPSSLTDEELDELDRYLRAHVQEGDGRLLLDGVHGLLSALVIGPLQVLPDEWLPEVLHEPFDDEAEGNRVLALLAKLNDSISAELDVDAYEPILGEIDTELGPALSAAGWCEGFSRGIDLRAALWEGRLADDPQLMELLGPVMALAVDDGVLSAEAEFEKLSDEEYDDCLAQIPAVLDAVGQYWQAKPVTEAELEAMVQRHSEPEVHEGSAPRQRSGHWVH
- the xth gene encoding exodeoxyribonuclease III, coding for MKIASWNVNSLKVRLPQLLQWLADARPDIVALQETKLEDAKFPVAELAAAGYRTVFSGQKTYNGVAILAREALGDFADPVTDIPGLDDPQRRILAASVGGLRIVDLYVVNGKAVGDEKYAYKLHWLERVREFLAGEIARHPKLVVLGDFNIAPDDRDVHDPAAWGEDILCSPPERAALKAIADLGLHDSFRLFQPEGGHFSWWDYRQAAFRRNMGLRIDLILLGEVLKPAAVGAAIDREPRRWERPSDHTPVTLELDIE
- a CDS encoding cold-shock protein, with the protein product MSERQSGTVKWFNDAKGFGFITPESGEDLFVHFRAIQGNGFKSLQEGERVTFVVTKGPKGLQAEEVQKA
- the prlC gene encoding oligopeptidase A, producing MNQDNPLLADDALPAFSRIRPEHVAPAIDAILADDEAAVIALVAPGAPRDFAHVMLAQERLGQRLARAWAPVSHLHSVADSPALREAYGPAEEKLTEHAIAQGQNRDLCAAVQAVADAPDFAALPRAERALVEHALRDFKLSGVSLEEPARARFREIGVELSRLSTEFSNAVLDATDAWHEHVTDERDLAGIPESGLAVLRQYARDQELDGYLVTLKQPSVQAVLTYADNRGLRERVYWAYQTRASDQGPHAGKYDNSARIERIMALRHEAAQLLGFANAAEESLATKMAGSPTEVMEFLHDLGKRARPVAQRELATLRQFAHDELKLDNLESWDVGYASEKLRQQNYALDEEQLKPYFALPAVIDGLWAIVRKLYGITLAARDGVDVWHPDVRYYDVMDADGRVFAGAYVDLYARNGKRGGAWMDVCRARFDDGDAKHLPVAFLTCNFAPPTEGRPALLTHDDVLTLFHEFGHGLHHLLTEIALPSIGGIDGVEWDAVELPSQFMENFGWNREALDLFARHWQTGEPLPEELFQRMLAARHFHAGLFLVRQLEFALFDFSLHLGYDPAQGARALDVLEQARKHVAVLHPPAWQRFPHAFSHIFAGGYAAGYYSYLWAELLSADAFGAFEDAAKETGSVIDPAIGARFRREVLSVGASRPALESFVAFRGRKPEPEALLRSHGLLE